One Mugil cephalus isolate CIBA_MC_2020 chromosome 12, CIBA_Mcephalus_1.1, whole genome shotgun sequence DNA segment encodes these proteins:
- the lacc1 gene encoding purine nucleoside phosphorylase LACC1, whose amino-acid sequence MAQAVLVDLIHGCSAACTGASLLEESAPDPHVFLLCGKRYKENNGFSDAFLSSCRNAQVLDSDSTAACLYRFKQTVDELDLSSVTVLTTSWGREVLGLYQELLFTAVYSFEYKVKPVENHTCPSCRGSAHTDSPGERVSEDVSAFLQQLPALKGEITVLKSALIPDCFGHGFSTRTGGVSYIPTLSSMNMFCSSKRRDPVAVVTENRRRLALHAGFHPQPLRLVKVNHASDVWVLGKAEPESYDALVTNQTGIILAAPGADCMPILFADPVSKVIGAAHAGWKGTLMGVAMATVDAMVTGFGCRVSDIVVAVGPSVGPCCFILDREQALNFTSIHPDCVPDPESAKPHVDIRLANRVLLQNGGILPEHIHDHTVTSWPSVTPCTSCHPESFFSHVRDGTNFGSQVGFLWIKEQ is encoded by the exons ATGGCTCAGGCCGTGCTGGTGGACCTGATCCACGGCTGCAGCGCAGCGTGCACCGGAGCTTCTCTGCTGGAGGAGTCTGCACCAGACccacatgtttttctgttgtgcgGGAAACGTTACAAGGAGAACAACGGCTTTTCAGACGCGTTTCTGAGCTCGTGCAGAAACGCGCAGGTCCTGGACTCGGACTCCACCGCGGCATGTTTGTACCGGTTCAAGCAGACTGTGGACGAGTTGGATCTGAGCTCGGTCACAGTCCTCACGACCTCATGGGGCCGAGAAGTGCTCGGTTTGTACCAGGAGCTGCTTTTTACGGCCGTCTACAGCTTTGAGTACAAGGTGAAGCCGGTGGAAAATCACACCTGTCCGAGTTGCAGAGGCTCCGCCCACACGGACTCACCTGGTGAAAGAGTATCTGAGGACGTGTCGGcgtttctgcagcagctgcctgcGCTGAAGGGAGAAATCACCGTGTTGAAATCAGCACTGATCCCAG ACTGTTTTGGTCATGGATTCAGCACTCGTACAGGTGGCGTGTCCTACATTCCAACATTATCCTCCATGAACATGTTCTGCAGCAGCAAGAGGAGGGACCCCGTGGCTGTGGTGACGGAGAACAGACGTCGACTGGCCCTCCACGCTGGTTTCCACCCTCAGCCTCTACGTCTGGTCAAG GTGAACCACGCCAGCGACGTGTGGGTCTTGGGTAAAGCCGAGCCGGAGAGCTACGATGCGTTAGTGACCAACCAGACTGGGATCATTCTAGCGGCTCCGGGGGCCGACTGCATGCCCATCCTGTTCGCTGATCCGGTGTCAAAGGTCATCGGAGCCGCTCATGCAG GTTGGAAAGGGACCCTGATGGGGGTTGCCATGGCCACCGTGGATGCCATGGTGACGGGCTTCGGTTGCCGGGTGAGCGACATCGTGGTGGCGGTGGGCCCGTCCGTGGGGCCGTGTTGCTTCATCCTGGACAGAGAGCAGGCGCTGAACTTCACCAGCATCCACCCGGACTGTGTCCCCGACCCAGAATCCGCCAAACCACACGTGGACATCCGCCTCGCCAACAG AGTTCTCCTGCAGAACGGCGGCATCCTCCCCGAGCACATCCACGACCACACGGTGACATCCTGGCCGAGTGTGACGCCCTGCACCTCGTGTCACCCTGAAAGCTTCTTCTCCCACGTCAGAGATGGAACAAACTTTGGCTCACAAGTGGGTTTCCTGTGGATCAAGGAACAATAG